One window from the genome of Mesoplodon densirostris isolate mMesDen1 chromosome 17, mMesDen1 primary haplotype, whole genome shotgun sequence encodes:
- the LOC132477622 gene encoding polyadenylate-binding protein 2-like, translating to MEEEAEKLKELQNEVEKQMNMSPPAGSAGPVIMSTEKKMEADVRSIYVDHVDYGATAEELEAHFHGCGSVNRVTILCDKFSGYPKGFAYIEVSDKEPVRTSLALDESLFRGRQIKVIPKRTNKPAISTTDQGFPRARYRARTTNYNSSRSRFYSGFNSRPWGPDYRGQARVTSWYSPY from the coding sequence ATGGAGGAAGAAGCTGAGAAGCTAAAGGAGCTACAGAACGAGGTAGAGAAGCAGATGAATATGAGTCCACCTGCAGGCAGTGCTGGCCCAGTGATCATGTCCACTGAGAAGAAGATGGAGGCTGATGTCCGTTCCATCTATGTTGACCATGTGGACTATGGTGCAACAGCAGAAGAGCTGGAAGCACACTTTCATGGCTGTGGTTCAGTCAACCGTGTTACTATACTATGTGACAAATTTAGTGGTTATCCCAAAGGGTTTGCATATATAGAGGTCTCAGACAAAGAGCCAGTGAGGACTTCCTTGGCCTTAGATGAGTCCCTATTTAGAGGAAGACAAATCAAGGTGATCCCAAAACGAACCAACAAACCAGCTATCAGCACAACAGaccagggtttcccacgagcccGATACCGTGCCCGGACCACCAATTACAACAGTTCCCGCTCTCGATTCTACAGTGGTTTTAACAGCAGACCCTGGGGTCCTGACTACAGGGGCCAGGCTAGAGTGACATCATGGTATTCCCCTTActaa